From a single Clostridium isatidis genomic region:
- a CDS encoding methionine ABC transporter permease, with translation MAELAQKLLPNVLPKVDEIIKATGETLLMIIVAGIISFIVGLFLGIILVVTKKGNILENELIYYILEKIINITRSIPFIILLTLAIPLTRAIVGTAIGTKGSMIPLILGTVPFFVRQIESALSELDNGVIEAAEAMGSSYFEIIIRVYLKESIPNIVRATTITLVSLVGLTAMAGAVGGGGLGDLAIRYGHQRYQTDVTVVTVVILLILVNLIQWVGNKVISKTTH, from the coding sequence ATGGCAGAGTTAGCACAAAAGTTATTGCCTAATGTATTACCGAAAGTAGATGAAATTATTAAAGCTACTGGAGAAACCTTACTTATGATTATAGTAGCAGGTATTATATCTTTTATTGTCGGACTTTTTTTAGGAATTATATTAGTAGTGACAAAGAAAGGGAATATATTAGAAAATGAGCTAATTTACTATATTTTAGAGAAGATAATAAATATAACAAGATCAATACCATTTATTATTTTATTAACATTAGCTATTCCATTAACTAGGGCAATAGTAGGAACAGCAATTGGAACAAAAGGATCAATGATTCCACTAATATTAGGAACAGTACCATTCTTTGTAAGACAAATTGAAAGTGCCTTGTCGGAACTAGATAATGGGGTAATAGAAGCAGCAGAGGCAATGGGATCCTCATATTTTGAAATAATAATTAGAGTCTATTTAAAAGAAAGTATACCAAACATTGTTAGAGCTACAACAATAACCCTTGTTAGTTTAGTCGGATTAACAGCTATGGCAGGAGCAGTAGGGGGAGGAGGGCTTGGAGATTTAGCAATAAGATATGGACATCAAAGATATCAAACAGATGTAACAGTTGTGACAGTAGTAATATTACTTATTCTAGTGAATTTAATTCAATGGGTAGGAAATAAAGTAATAAGTAAAACTACTCATTAA
- a CDS encoding methionine ABC transporter ATP-binding protein, with product MIELKNLCKSYTTKAGKVEAVKDVTLKINKGDIYGIIGFSGAGKSTLVRCINLLEKPNKGQVIIDGKNLVTLSNKELRKERKKIGMIFQHFNLMKSRTVFENIAYPLRGSGLSKEEIRGKVLSLLKLVELEDKESAYPSQLSGGQKQRVGIARALANDPKVLLCDEATSALDPQTTKSILRLLKEVNKKLNLTIVVITHEMQVVKEICTRVAVMEKGRIVEEGNIFKVFSEPKQEITRNFIESTSILSNINYLIEDKSSVVEIREDEKILKLKYLENSTTEPIISIISREFNVDANIIFGNVEIIEDAPLGGLIVIIRGEEEKVRNVIKYLEENNVEVEVIKDGRVSTKVIA from the coding sequence GTGATAGAATTAAAAAATTTATGCAAAAGTTATACTACAAAAGCTGGCAAAGTAGAGGCAGTAAAAGATGTAACACTAAAGATTAATAAGGGAGATATTTATGGAATTATAGGCTTTAGTGGAGCTGGTAAATCGACCCTTGTTAGATGCATAAACCTTCTTGAAAAACCCAATAAAGGACAAGTTATTATAGATGGTAAGAATCTTGTAACTTTATCAAATAAGGAACTTAGGAAAGAAAGAAAAAAGATAGGCATGATATTTCAACATTTTAATCTTATGAAATCAAGAACGGTATTTGAAAATATAGCTTACCCATTAAGGGGGAGTGGATTGTCTAAGGAAGAAATAAGAGGGAAAGTTTTATCTCTATTAAAACTTGTTGAACTGGAGGATAAGGAAAGTGCATATCCATCTCAATTAAGCGGCGGTCAAAAACAAAGAGTGGGAATTGCAAGGGCCTTAGCTAATGATCCAAAGGTTCTACTTTGTGATGAAGCAACTAGTGCCTTAGATCCACAGACAACGAAATCAATACTAAGGCTTTTAAAGGAAGTAAATAAAAAGCTTAATTTAACAATTGTAGTAATAACACATGAAATGCAGGTAGTTAAGGAAATATGTACAAGAGTTGCTGTTATGGAGAAGGGAAGGATAGTGGAGGAAGGAAATATATTTAAAGTATTTTCAGAGCCTAAGCAAGAAATTACAAGAAACTTTATAGAAAGTACATCTATATTAAGCAATATTAATTACCTCATAGAAGACAAATCTTCAGTTGTAGAAATTAGAGAGGATGAGAAAATTTTAAAACTTAAATATCTTGAAAATAGTACAACCGAACCAATAATTTCAATAATATCTAGGGAATTTAATGTGGATGCTAATATTATTTTTGGAAATGTTGAAATAATTGAAGATGCCCCTCTTGGAGGACTTATTGTAATTATAAGAGGAGAAGAAGAGAAAGTCCGAAATGTTATTAAATACCTTGAAGAAAATAATGTGGAAGTTGAGGTGATTAAAGATGGCAGAGTTAGCACAAAAGTTATTGCCTAA
- the rd gene encoding rubredoxin produces MKKFICDVCGYIYDPELGDPDNGVEPGTSFEDVPEDWLCPLCGVGKDEFSELEE; encoded by the coding sequence ATGAAAAAATTTATATGTGATGTTTGTGGATACATTTATGATCCAGAACTAGGAGATCCAGATAATGGAGTAGAACCAGGAACTTCCTTTGAAGATGTTCCAGAAGATTGGTTATGTCCACTTTGTGGAGTTGGTAAAGACGAATTCTCAGAATTAGAAGAGTAA
- a CDS encoding FprA family A-type flavoprotein: MERKIRLKDNIYSVGVIDDRKVPFHRLILEQGTTYNSYLLETEKPTIIDTVDIMFTKQYIENLKKIIDLKKIQYIVINHTEPDHSGALGGLARQATNATIICSEKAVYHIKELYKLHDRNFLVVKDRDTVDIGGKTLLFRMTPYLHTEETMITYCIEDKILFPCDVFSTHLSANETFDSKTDMDITEAFTVYYDLIMSPHKKYVRPLISALKELEIELIAPSHGYVLDQNIEKYISIYDERSRQTKKGKKAAIVYTTMTNSTKAIAEKFKKDLEAEDIEVAIFNADKSEESDIIEAIRNSDALLFGTSTRYGDLIGSIENILKKLKDMNLEGKVAAAFGSFGWSGEPIEIIQDYLNETNAKVLSTSSIIKSTGMIEVNFPVRVRFSLNEESKKDVEKAADYISSIL, encoded by the coding sequence ATGGAAAGAAAAATTAGATTAAAAGATAATATTTATTCAGTAGGAGTTATAGACGATAGAAAAGTACCATTTCATAGACTAATATTAGAACAAGGAACAACATATAACAGCTATTTATTAGAAACAGAAAAACCAACAATAATAGATACAGTAGATATAATGTTTACAAAGCAATATATAGAAAATTTAAAAAAGATTATTGATTTAAAGAAAATACAATATATCGTTATAAACCATACAGAACCTGATCATTCTGGAGCTTTAGGCGGATTAGCAAGACAAGCTACTAATGCAACAATAATTTGTAGTGAAAAAGCTGTATATCATATAAAGGAATTATACAAACTACATGATAGAAACTTTTTAGTTGTAAAAGATAGAGATACTGTTGATATTGGTGGAAAAACATTGCTATTTAGAATGACACCATATCTTCATACAGAGGAAACAATGATTACTTACTGCATTGAAGATAAAATATTATTCCCTTGTGATGTATTTAGTACACATTTATCAGCCAATGAGACCTTTGACAGCAAGACAGATATGGATATTACAGAAGCATTTACAGTATATTATGATCTTATAATGTCACCACATAAAAAATATGTAAGACCATTAATTTCTGCATTAAAAGAATTAGAAATTGAACTGATAGCACCATCTCACGGATATGTATTAGATCAAAATATAGAAAAATATATCAGTATATATGATGAGAGAAGTAGGCAAACTAAGAAAGGAAAAAAAGCTGCTATAGTATATACAACAATGACAAATTCAACAAAAGCTATTGCAGAGAAGTTTAAGAAGGATCTTGAAGCTGAAGATATAGAAGTAGCTATATTTAATGCTGATAAGAGCGAAGAAAGTGATATTATAGAAGCCATTAGAAATTCAGATGCATTGCTATTTGGTACTTCAACAAGATATGGTGATTTAATAGGATCCATTGAAAATATTTTAAAGAAGTTAAAGGATATGAATTTAGAAGGTAAAGTAGCTGCTGCATTTGGCTCCTTTGGATGGAGTGGAGAACCTATAGAAATAATTCAGGATTACTTAAATGAAACTAATGCAAAGGTATTAAGCACTTCCTCAATAATAAAGTCTACTGGTATGATTGAAGTTAATTTCCCAGTAAGAGTAAGATTCTCTCTTAATGAAGAATCTAAGAAGGATGTAGAAAAGGCAGCAGATTATATAAGTTCAATATTATAA
- a CDS encoding zinc-ribbon domain-containing protein, which produces MKYYCPECKKEVELIKGCGAVNYFCNNCKKLISSKAVITKEDDNK; this is translated from the coding sequence ATGAAATACTATTGTCCAGAATGTAAAAAAGAAGTTGAATTAATAAAAGGCTGTGGAGCTGTTAATTATTTCTGTAATAATTGCAAAAAACTTATTTCTAGTAAAGCAGTAATAACTAAAGAAGATGATAATAAATAG